In Ramlibacter sp., the sequence TAGGGGGTGGGTCGGTGCGGCGCGGGCACCTCTTCGGGCCGCGCGGCACCGGGTGGCGCGTCGCGCTCCATCAGGCGCAGCCGCGGCAGGTGCTGCGGGTATTCGCGCTGCATGAAGTCGATCAGCGCCTCGCGCACCTTGCAGCGCAGGTCGAACGCGGCGCCGGCCGACGGCGCGGTCACCAGCACGCGCAGCTGCATGGTGCGCTCGGTGGTGTCGGTCACCTGCAGCAGCACCACCCGGCGGTCCCACTCGGGCATGTCCTGGACCACGCGCTCGAGCTCGGCGCGCAGCGGCGCCAGCGGCATGCCAAAGTCCACGTGGAAGAACACCGAGCCCAGCAGCTGCGAACTGCTGCGCGTCCAGTTCTGGAACGGGTTCTCGATGAACCACTGCAGCGGGATGATGAGGCGGCGGTCGTCCCAGATGTGCAGCACCACGTAGGTGCCGGTGATCTCCTCGACCTTGCCCCATTCGCCTTGCACGATCAGCACGTCATCAATGCGGATCGGCTGCGCCAGGGCGATCTGCAGGCCTGCGATCAGGTTGCTGAACACCGGCCGCGCCGCGATGCCCGCGACGATGCCCACCACGCCGGCCGAGGCCAGCAGGCTGGCGCCCACCTGGCGCGCGCCGGGGAAGGTCATGAGCATCAGCGCCACGCCGGCCAGCAGCGCAATGAACATGCCGGTGCGCGCGAGCACGCGGGCCTGGGTGTGGATGCGGCGGGCCTGCAGGTTGTCGGCCACGTTGAAGGGGTGCTCGTCGATCACGCCCTGGGCCAGCCCGCCGATGGCGCTGATGGCCAGCCAGGTGAAGCCGGCGATCAGCAGCAGGCCATTGAAATGGCGCACGCTCGCAATGAAGCGCAGCTCATCGGGCGCGGCCTGCCAGACCAGCTGCAGCGCGATCACCGGCAGCACGAAACGCGCGGCGCGCTGGCAGCGCGTGACGATGGCGTGCACCAGGGGCGCCGACCGCGAGGCGCGCAGCAGCACGAGGCCGGCCACCCGGTGGGCGATCAGCGCCGCCAGCGCGGCCACGCCGGCCGCCAGGCCCGTGCCGAGCCAGGGTGTGGATGCCAAGAATTCCATGGGAACGACCTCCTGCAGTGATCAGGGCAGGCCCCGCCAGGCGCGGGGGACGGGGGTGGGGCAGTGCCCGGGCGCGGTTACAGCGGTGCGTCGCCTTCGGCCGGGGCCGCGTCAGGCATGCCCAGCGGCTTGCGGGCCTGGCGCACCTGGGCCTTTTCGCCGGCACTGGCGAACTTGCTGTACTTGTGCAGCAGCGGCACCAGTTGGCCATAGACCCGCGGGTTGGCTGCCACGCACTCCTTCTGGTCCAGAAACTCCGACTCGCCCGTGAAGTTGCCGATCAGGCCGCCGGCCTCGGTGACCAGCAGCGAGCCCGCGGCGGCGTCCCAGGGGGACAGGCCGGTTTCAAAGAAGCCATCGGTGAAGCCCGCGGCCACATAGGCCAGGTCGAGCGCGGCGGCCCCGGGGCGGCGCAGGCCGGCGGTGCGCTGCATCACGTCGGCCATCATGGCCAGGTAGTTCTGGAAGTTGTCGCCCGGTCGGAACGGGAAGCCGGTGGAGATCAGGCACTGCTTGAGCTCGGTGCGCTTGCTCACGCGGATGCGGCGCTCGTTCATGTAGGCGCCGCGGCCCTTGGTGGCCGTGAACAGGTCGTTGCGCGTGGGGTCATAGATCACGGCCTGCTCGATCTTGCCCCGCACCGACAGCGCAATGCTCACGCAGTAGACCGGAAAGCCGTGAATGAAGTTGGTGGTGCCGTCCAGCGGGTCGATGATCCAGACCGATTCGGCGTTCTGCGCGCCGTGCTGGGTGCCGGACTCCTCGGCCAGGATGCCGTGGTCGGGGTAGGCGGTGAGCAGGGTTTCGATGATGGCGGCTTCGCTGGCATGGTCGACTTCGGTGACGAAATCATTGACCTGCTTTTGCGAGATGCGCACGGCTTCGACGTCCAGCGCGGCGCGGTTGATGATGGCGCCGGCGGCGCGTGCGGCCTTGATGGCCACATTGAGCATGGGGTGCAGGTTGGCGGACGACATGAGTTGTTTGGAAGAACGAAGGGGCCAGCTCCGGCGATGCGGGGGCGCGAATGGACCCTATTTTCCCATGAAACCTGCCGTGTGCGCCCGCCGGCGCCGGCCCAAGGCACCGTCAGGCCCCCTGAATGATGATGAAGTCAGCGTCCGCGTGCTGCAGGCGGATGAGCCTGGCGGCGGTGTATTCCGGGCTCTGGTAGCAGGCCTGGGCGGTCGCGAAGTCGGCAAATTCGACTACGACGTTGCGTTCGCGCGCGTCGCCTTCCATGCACTCGTAGTGACCACCGCGCACGATGAACTTCGCACCGAACTTCTCGAAGGCCGGCTTGGCCGCGGCGAGGTAGGCGGGATATCCCTGCGCGTTGCGCACCGATACCCGGACGATCCAGTAACCCTTGGGCATGTGATTTCTCCTTTGGAAGCACGGACGATATCGAAACCATTTCATTTTGAAAAATGAATTATTAAAATGATTTTTATCTCAATGAGAGATACTAAAAAAGATGCTCCATGGAACTGGCTGACCTGCAGATTTTTCTGGCCGTGGTGGAGGAAGGTGGCGTGACACGTGCCGCTGTCCGGCTGCACCGCGTGCAGTCCAACATCACCACCCGCATCCGCCTGCTCGAAGACAAGCTGGGCGTGGCCCTGTTCATCCGCCAGGGCAGGCGCCTGTACCTGTCGCCGCCGGGCCAGGTGCTGCTGGACTACGCGCGGCGGCTGCTGGCACTGGCCGACGAGGCGCGAGAGGCGGTGCGCGACAACCAGCCGCGCGGCCCCTTTGTGCTGGGGGCCATGGAAAGCACGGCCGCCGTGCGCCTGCCGGCGCCGCTGAGCGAGTTTGTGCGGCTGTACCCCAAGGTCCAGCTCGCGCTCAAGACCGGTAACCCGCAGCAGCTGGCCGCCGCCGTGCTGGCCGGCCGGCTGGACGCGGCGCTGGTGACCGGCCCGGTCGCGCCAGAGCTGTTCGAGAAAGTCACGGTGTTCAGCGAAAGTCTGGTCATCGTCGGGCCGGCGGGCCAGCCGCCGTTGGCCCGGGCCGGGGCAGCGTTGCCCGCTTCGATCGTGTCCTTCGAGCAGGGCTGCCCCCACCGGGCGCGGCTGGAGGCCTGGTACGCGCGGCGTGGCGGCATGCCGGCCCGTCCGGTGGAGATCACCTCCTACCACGCCATGCTGGGCTGCGTGGCCGCCGGCATGGGCATTGCGCTGGTGCCACGCGCCGTGCTCGACACCTTCCCGGGGCGCAGCAGCCTGAGCGAGCATGCCTTGCCCCGCGGCCTGGACCGCATGGCCATCGACCTGGTCTGGCGCCGCGGCGCCCAGTCACCCAAGGTCGCGGGCCTGCTGGCGCTGCTCAAGCCGGTTCGCTGAGACAATCCTCAAGCCGGTTCGCTGAGACAATCCTGCCCCATGCAGACCCGATTCATCCTCATCAACACCAGCCACGCCGGCAATGTGGGCGCGGCGGCGCGGGCCATGAAGGTCATGGGCTTTGACGACCTGGTGCTGGTGGCGCCGCGCTGGGCCAATGTGCTGCGCCGGGAAGAGACTATCCAGCGCGCCAGCGGCGCGCTCGATGTGCTGGAGAAGGCGCGCATCGTGGCCACGCTGGACGAGGCGCTGGAGGGCATCACCCACCTGTGCGCCACGGCCATGACGCCGCGCGACTTTGGCCCGCCCACGCGCGCGCCGCGCGAACATTTCGAGCAGCTGGCGCCGCAGGGGCAGGGCGTGGCCTTCCTGTTCGGCTCGGAGCGCTTTGGCATGAGCAATGACGATGTCTACCGCTGCCACGTGGCGCTGAGCATCCCGACCAACCCCGGGTTTGGCTCGCTGAACCTGGGCGCGGCGATCCAGGTCATCGCCTACGAATGGCGCCTGGCGCTGGGCGGCTTTGGCGCGCCGGCCAGCCCCTCGACCGAGGCGGCGCAGGGCGGCGCCGCCGCCGATGCCCAGGCCGTGGCCGGGCTGCTGGCGCACTGGGAGCGTTCGCTGGTGGAGATCGGCTTCCTGGACCCGGCCGCGCCCAAGAAGCTGATGCCGCGCCTTAACCAGCTTTTCAACCGCGCGCAGGTGACCCCCGAGGAAGTCCACATCCTGCGTGGTGTCGCCAAGGCCATGGCCGAAGCGGCCGGCGGAACAAGGCGATAGACTGGCCGCATGTTTGCCCGCCTCCGCTCCGACATCCAGTGCATCCTCGACCGCGATCCTGCCGCGCGCAGCACGTGGGAGGTGGTCACGTGTTACCCCGGGCTGCACGCGATCTGGCTGCACCGCCCGGCGCACTGGTGCTGGCACAACGGCTTCAAGTGGCTGGGGCGGTTCATCTCGCACATCGCGCGCTGGGCCACGGGTATCGAGATCCACCCCGGCGCGAAGATCGGCGAGCGGGTGTTCTTCGACCATGCCATGGGCGTGGTGGTGGGCGAGACCGCCGAGATCGGCGATGGCTGCACCATCTACCAGGGCGTGACGCTGGGCGGCACCTCGCTCTACAAGGGCGAGAAGCGCCACCCCACGCTGGGCCGCGACGTGGTGGTGAGCGCGGGCGCCAAGGTGCTGGGCGGCTTTGTGGTGGGCGATGGCGCCAAGATCGGCAGCAACGCGGTGGTGATCAAGCCGGTGCCGGCGGGCGCCACGGCCGTGGGCATTCCGGCGCGCATCATTCCTTCAAAGGCCGGCGAAAGCGCCGACGTGACGCCGCAGCAGAAGAAGTTCAGCGCCTACGGCATCACGCTGGAGGACGACCCGCTGAGCCAGGCCATGAAGGGGCTGATCGACAGCGCGTCGGGCCAGGAGCACCAGATCGCGCTGCTGTGGCAGGCCATCGAAAAGCTGTCGGCCGGCGCGCCGCAGGGCGATTGCGTGCCTGCGGGCGCGGCGCGCGAGGAATGCTTCGAGGCCGAGAAGCTGAACCAGCTGGTTGGCAAGTAGGCCGCCTGCGGCGGCCCGCCACCCCGCTTACAGCAGGATCATCCCGCTGTCCGAGGGCGGCGGCAGCGGCTGGGGCTTGCCGGTCCTGGCCTCCTTGAGCTGGGCGAGTTCGTGCGCCAGCGCATGGTTGGACCGGTCGGCCTGGCGCAGCTTTTTGGTCATGGTGCGCAGGCGGTTGGTCAGGCGCGCGAGCAGCGTGGCCAGCAGCTTGTTGGCCTGCTGCGGGCTGGTGCGCGACAGCTCGGTCAGCGCGTCGCGCGTGAGCAGCGCGGCATCCACGTCGCTGGAGGCCTTGCAGGTGGCCGAGCGGGGCTCCCCGTCGAACAGGCCCATTTCGCCCAGCACGCTGCCGGCCCCGACCACGCCCAGCACCAGGGAGTCCGCGCGCGAC encodes:
- a CDS encoding cyclic nucleotide-binding domain-containing protein; translated protein: MEPFVTEKRVWARHEVAQLLASKSALVELDADTALAVVKLMSLQRFKAGDVLIQEGTTNTHFLALILRGEVVVENEGLSRADSLVLGVVGAGSVLGEMGLFDGEPRSATCKASSDVDAALLTRDALTELSRTSPQQANKLLATLLARLTNRLRTMTKKLRQADRSNHALAHELAQLKEARTGKPQPLPPPSDSGMILL
- a CDS encoding inositol monophosphatase — its product is MSSANLHPMLNVAIKAARAAGAIINRAALDVEAVRISQKQVNDFVTEVDHASEAAIIETLLTAYPDHGILAEESGTQHGAQNAESVWIIDPLDGTTNFIHGFPVYCVSIALSVRGKIEQAVIYDPTRNDLFTATKGRGAYMNERRIRVSKRTELKQCLISTGFPFRPGDNFQNYLAMMADVMQRTAGLRRPGAAALDLAYVAAGFTDGFFETGLSPWDAAAGSLLVTEAGGLIGNFTGESEFLDQKECVAANPRVYGQLVPLLHKYSKFASAGEKAQVRQARKPLGMPDAAPAEGDAPL
- a CDS encoding LysR family transcriptional regulator, translated to MELADLQIFLAVVEEGGVTRAAVRLHRVQSNITTRIRLLEDKLGVALFIRQGRRLYLSPPGQVLLDYARRLLALADEAREAVRDNQPRGPFVLGAMESTAAVRLPAPLSEFVRLYPKVQLALKTGNPQQLAAAVLAGRLDAALVTGPVAPELFEKVTVFSESLVIVGPAGQPPLARAGAALPASIVSFEQGCPHRARLEAWYARRGGMPARPVEITSYHAMLGCVAAGMGIALVPRAVLDTFPGRSSLSEHALPRGLDRMAIDLVWRRGAQSPKVAGLLALLKPVR
- a CDS encoding DUF1330 domain-containing protein; protein product: MPKGYWIVRVSVRNAQGYPAYLAAAKPAFEKFGAKFIVRGGHYECMEGDARERNVVVEFADFATAQACYQSPEYTAARLIRLQHADADFIIIQGA
- the cysE gene encoding serine O-acetyltransferase, which produces MFARLRSDIQCILDRDPAARSTWEVVTCYPGLHAIWLHRPAHWCWHNGFKWLGRFISHIARWATGIEIHPGAKIGERVFFDHAMGVVVGETAEIGDGCTIYQGVTLGGTSLYKGEKRHPTLGRDVVVSAGAKVLGGFVVGDGAKIGSNAVVIKPVPAGATAVGIPARIIPSKAGESADVTPQQKKFSAYGITLEDDPLSQAMKGLIDSASGQEHQIALLWQAIEKLSAGAPQGDCVPAGAAREECFEAEKLNQLVGK
- a CDS encoding RNA methyltransferase, producing MQTRFILINTSHAGNVGAAARAMKVMGFDDLVLVAPRWANVLRREETIQRASGALDVLEKARIVATLDEALEGITHLCATAMTPRDFGPPTRAPREHFEQLAPQGQGVAFLFGSERFGMSNDDVYRCHVALSIPTNPGFGSLNLGAAIQVIAYEWRLALGGFGAPASPSTEAAQGGAAADAQAVAGLLAHWERSLVEIGFLDPAAPKKLMPRLNQLFNRAQVTPEEVHILRGVAKAMAEAAGGTRR
- a CDS encoding mechanosensitive ion channel, producing MEFLASTPWLGTGLAAGVAALAALIAHRVAGLVLLRASRSAPLVHAIVTRCQRAARFVLPVIALQLVWQAAPDELRFIASVRHFNGLLLIAGFTWLAISAIGGLAQGVIDEHPFNVADNLQARRIHTQARVLARTGMFIALLAGVALMLMTFPGARQVGASLLASAGVVGIVAGIAARPVFSNLIAGLQIALAQPIRIDDVLIVQGEWGKVEEITGTYVVLHIWDDRRLIIPLQWFIENPFQNWTRSSSQLLGSVFFHVDFGMPLAPLRAELERVVQDMPEWDRRVVLLQVTDTTERTMQLRVLVTAPSAGAAFDLRCKVREALIDFMQREYPQHLPRLRLMERDAPPGAARPEEVPAPHRPTP